From the genome of Spodoptera frugiperda isolate SF20-4 chromosome 23, AGI-APGP_CSIRO_Sfru_2.0, whole genome shotgun sequence, one region includes:
- the LOC118266757 gene encoding TOX high mobility group box family member 3-like isoform X6, which produces MRPENLESPLSVPRDAKNSIYIMNDQTFHTPSFGDEEFDIPLIHGQHAANTGVQNSHIQYTQLHHSAPQVGMMNPAQDGLAPPGGAPSYQQPLYLQEPHTPVTSHRSAWKHTDNVMIKIGAGAPAGNYMIQQQPGGQQRLLMLQPTQVMSGPPTPSTPTQPSAPVYGSPQRASPPGTTSDDSDDSVPSHHSQLPGDAESLLPIHYCSASRQQQTTLHQMGVGNMAVKRSSPEPMDNGMNRGQMQKKPKVQKKKKKRDPNEPQKPVSAYALFFRDTQAAIKGQNPNASFGEVSKIVASMWDGLDSEHKSVYKQKTEVAKKEYLKALAAYRASLVSKGGEQESQPMYNHTNSANPTYGNYYQGQTYGNGHSPQGYAPNPAPQGYSPQNYSGNQNQASYPAQTPQGYPQNPQQSPQNYQGNMSLPPQTYQQSVPNQSPQGYQVNPSTSPQGCQPNLAQSPRNYQSAQSPTNYPNNSALSPPGYRQVQSQSPPMGSVHAAMQYHHSQQQHMQQTHQQMQQAHQVQQYQQQQQQLHQQQQQQQQQQQQQQQQQQQQQQQQQQQQQQQQQQQQQSQQPSQQQNQMQKSEQQSNSNGNSGVPQQSADQNENRSTPSCIRQGCTNPAIANSEWEDEYCSNECVVSHCRDVFSSWVASNNSNQIQNFSAVK; this is translated from the exons AGACCAGAAAACCTCGAGTCTCCGCTGTCAGTTCCTCGCGACGCAAAGAACAGCATTTACATTATGAATGATCAG ACATTTCACACACCATCCTTTGGCGACGAAGAGTTTGACATTCCACTGATACATGGACAGCATGCAGCCAACACTGGTGTTCAAAACTCTCACATACAGTACACACAGTTACACCATTCGGCTCCTCAG GTTGGTATGATGAACCCGGCGCAAGATGGCCTAGCACCACCTGGCGGGGCTCCTTCTTATCAGCAACCGCTATACCTACAAGAACCACACACTCCAGTGACATCACACAG ATCTGCATGGAAACACACAGACAATGTCATGATTAAAAT TGGAGCAGGTGCACCCGCTGGAAACTACATGATCCAGCAACAGCCTGGAGGACAACAGAGGCTATTGATGCTACAGCCAACCCAAGTCATGAGTGGACCACCAACTCCTAGTACACCCACACAGCCTTCAGCTCCAGTATATGGATCCCCACAGCgagcctctcctcctggcaccACCAGTGATGACTCTGATGATAGTGTGCCTTCACACCATTCACAG TTGCCTGGTGATGCGGAAAGCCTTCTGCCTATCCATTATTGCTCAGCGAGCCGGCAGCAACAAACTACGCTTCATCAG ATGGGTGTTGGCAACATGGCGGTAAAACGATCTTCACCTGAACCTATGGATAATGGAATGAATCGGGGACAGATGCAGAAAAAACCTAAAGTtcagaaaaagaagaaaaaacgaGATCCCAATGAACCTCAAAA GCCTGTGTCTGCATACGCTTTATTCTTTCGAGATACCCAAGCTGCAATTAAAGGCCAAAATCCAAATGCAAGTTTTGGTGAAGTGTCCAAAATCGTAGCGTCCATGTGGGATGGATTAGACTCTGAACACAAAAGT gtctataaacaaaaaacagaaGTAGCTAAGAAGGAATATCTGAAAGCACTTGCTGCCTACAGAGCTAGCCTGGTATCAAAG GGAGGTGAGCAGGAAAGTCAGCCGATGTATAATCACACCAATAGTGCCAATCCGACATATGGTAACTACTATCAAGGACAGACATATGGTAATGGTCATTCGCCTCAAGGCTATGCACCAAATCCTGCTCCACAAGGATATTCTCCACAAAATTACTCTGGAAACCAGAATCAGGCCTCCTACCCTGCTCAGACACCTCAGGGCTACCCACAAAACCCTCAGCAGTCTCCTCAAAACTATCAAGGCAACATGAGTCTCCCACCTCAAACATACCAG cagAGTGTGCCCAATCAATCCCCTCAGGGTTATCAGGTCAACCCTTCCACTTCACCCCAAGGTTGCCAGCCTAATCTTGCCCAATCGCCAAGGAACTACCAGTCTGCACAGTCTCCTACTAACTACCCTAACAATTCGGCCTTATCACCTCCTGGATACAGACAAGTGCAGTCCCAGTCGCCTCCCATGGGCTCTGTGCATGCTGCTATGCAGTATCATCACTCTCAACAACAG cATATGCAACAGACCCACCAACAGATGCAGCAAGCTCACCAAGTGCAGCAGtaccaacaacaacaacagcaactTCATCAgcaacagcagcagcagcaacaacagcaacagcagcagcaacaacaacagcagcagcagcaacaacaacagcagcagcaacaacagcagcagcagcagcaacaacaacaatCTCAGCAGCCATCACAACAACAAAATCAAATGCAAAAATCTGAACAGCAATCTAATAGCAATGGAAATTCTGGTGTCCCACAACAATCAGCTGAT CAAAATGAAAACCGAAGTACGCCATCATGTATCCGGCAGGGGTGTACTAACCCAGCTATTGCTAACAGTGAATGGGAAGATGAGTACTGCTCTAATGAATGTGTTGTTAGCCATTGCAG AGATGTCTTCAGTTCCTGGGTGGCATCCAATAACAGTAACCAAATTCAAAACTTTTCTGCAGTCAAATAA
- the LOC118266757 gene encoding TOX high mobility group box family member 3-like isoform X9, whose protein sequence is MRPENLESPLSVPRDAKNSIYIMNDQTFHTPSFGDEEFDIPLIHGQHAANTGVQNSHIQYTQLHHSAPQVGMMNPAQDGLAPPGGAPSYQQPLYLQEPHTPVTSHRSAWKHTDNVMIKIGAGAPAGNYMIQQQPGGQQRLLMLQPTQVMSGPPTPSTPTQPSAPVYGSPQRASPPGTTSDDSDDSVPSHHSQMGVGNMAVKRSSPEPMDNGMNRGQMQKKPKVQKKKKKRDPNEPQKPVSAYALFFRDTQAAIKGQNPNASFGEVSKIVASMWDGLDSEHKSVYKQKTEVAKKEYLKALAAYRASLVSKGGEQESQPMYNHTNSANPTYGNYYQGQTYGNGHSPQGYAPNPAPQGYSPQNYSGNQNQASYPAQTPQGYPQNPQQSPQNYQGNMSLPPQTYQQSVPNQSPQGYQVNPSTSPQGCQPNLAQSPRNYQSAQSPTNYPNNSALSPPGYRQVQSQSPPMGSVHAAMQYHHSQQQHMQQTHQQMQQAHQVQQYQQQQQQLHQQQQQQQQQQQQQQQQQQQQQQQQQQQQQQQQQQQQQSQQPSQQQNQMQKSEQQSNSNGNSGVPQQSADQNENRSTPSCIRQGCTNPAIANSEWEDEYCSNECVVSHCRDVFSSWVASNNSNQIQNFSAVK, encoded by the exons AGACCAGAAAACCTCGAGTCTCCGCTGTCAGTTCCTCGCGACGCAAAGAACAGCATTTACATTATGAATGATCAG ACATTTCACACACCATCCTTTGGCGACGAAGAGTTTGACATTCCACTGATACATGGACAGCATGCAGCCAACACTGGTGTTCAAAACTCTCACATACAGTACACACAGTTACACCATTCGGCTCCTCAG GTTGGTATGATGAACCCGGCGCAAGATGGCCTAGCACCACCTGGCGGGGCTCCTTCTTATCAGCAACCGCTATACCTACAAGAACCACACACTCCAGTGACATCACACAG ATCTGCATGGAAACACACAGACAATGTCATGATTAAAAT TGGAGCAGGTGCACCCGCTGGAAACTACATGATCCAGCAACAGCCTGGAGGACAACAGAGGCTATTGATGCTACAGCCAACCCAAGTCATGAGTGGACCACCAACTCCTAGTACACCCACACAGCCTTCAGCTCCAGTATATGGATCCCCACAGCgagcctctcctcctggcaccACCAGTGATGACTCTGATGATAGTGTGCCTTCACACCATTCACAG ATGGGTGTTGGCAACATGGCGGTAAAACGATCTTCACCTGAACCTATGGATAATGGAATGAATCGGGGACAGATGCAGAAAAAACCTAAAGTtcagaaaaagaagaaaaaacgaGATCCCAATGAACCTCAAAA GCCTGTGTCTGCATACGCTTTATTCTTTCGAGATACCCAAGCTGCAATTAAAGGCCAAAATCCAAATGCAAGTTTTGGTGAAGTGTCCAAAATCGTAGCGTCCATGTGGGATGGATTAGACTCTGAACACAAAAGT gtctataaacaaaaaacagaaGTAGCTAAGAAGGAATATCTGAAAGCACTTGCTGCCTACAGAGCTAGCCTGGTATCAAAG GGAGGTGAGCAGGAAAGTCAGCCGATGTATAATCACACCAATAGTGCCAATCCGACATATGGTAACTACTATCAAGGACAGACATATGGTAATGGTCATTCGCCTCAAGGCTATGCACCAAATCCTGCTCCACAAGGATATTCTCCACAAAATTACTCTGGAAACCAGAATCAGGCCTCCTACCCTGCTCAGACACCTCAGGGCTACCCACAAAACCCTCAGCAGTCTCCTCAAAACTATCAAGGCAACATGAGTCTCCCACCTCAAACATACCAG cagAGTGTGCCCAATCAATCCCCTCAGGGTTATCAGGTCAACCCTTCCACTTCACCCCAAGGTTGCCAGCCTAATCTTGCCCAATCGCCAAGGAACTACCAGTCTGCACAGTCTCCTACTAACTACCCTAACAATTCGGCCTTATCACCTCCTGGATACAGACAAGTGCAGTCCCAGTCGCCTCCCATGGGCTCTGTGCATGCTGCTATGCAGTATCATCACTCTCAACAACAG cATATGCAACAGACCCACCAACAGATGCAGCAAGCTCACCAAGTGCAGCAGtaccaacaacaacaacagcaactTCATCAgcaacagcagcagcagcaacaacagcaacagcagcagcaacaacaacagcagcagcagcaacaacaacagcagcagcaacaacagcagcagcagcagcaacaacaacaatCTCAGCAGCCATCACAACAACAAAATCAAATGCAAAAATCTGAACAGCAATCTAATAGCAATGGAAATTCTGGTGTCCCACAACAATCAGCTGAT CAAAATGAAAACCGAAGTACGCCATCATGTATCCGGCAGGGGTGTACTAACCCAGCTATTGCTAACAGTGAATGGGAAGATGAGTACTGCTCTAATGAATGTGTTGTTAGCCATTGCAG AGATGTCTTCAGTTCCTGGGTGGCATCCAATAACAGTAACCAAATTCAAAACTTTTCTGCAGTCAAATAA
- the LOC118266757 gene encoding TOX high mobility group box family member 3-like isoform X2, with amino-acid sequence MESVQPLPDDQERAYKLYSMYKRPENLESPLSVPRDAKNSIYIMNDQTFHTPSFGDEEFDIPLIHGQHAANTGVQNSHIQYTQLHHSAPQVGMMNPAQDGLAPPGGAPSYQQPLYLQEPHTPVTSHRSAWKHTDNVMIKIGAGAPAGNYMIQQQPGGQQRLLMLQPTQVMSGPPTPSTPTQPSAPVYGSPQRASPPGTTSDDSDDSVPSHHSQLPGDAESLLPIHYCSASRQQQTTLHQMGVGNMAVKRSSPEPMDNGMNRGQMQKKPKVQKKKKKRDPNEPQKPVSAYALFFRDTQAAIKGQNPNASFGEVSKIVASMWDGLDSEHKSVYKQKTEVAKKEYLKALAAYRASLVSKGGEQESQPMYNHTNSANPTYGNYYQGQTYGNGHSPQGYAPNPAPQGYSPQNYSGNQNQASYPAQTPQGYPQNPQQSPQNYQGNMSLPPQTYQSVPNQSPQGYQVNPSTSPQGCQPNLAQSPRNYQSAQSPTNYPNNSALSPPGYRQVQSQSPPMGSVHAAMQYHHSQQQHMQQTHQQMQQAHQVQQYQQQQQQLHQQQQQQQQQQQQQQQQQQQQQQQQQQQQQQQQQQQQQSQQPSQQQNQMQKSEQQSNSNGNSGVPQQSADQNENRSTPSCIRQGCTNPAIANSEWEDEYCSNECVVSHCRDVFSSWVASNNSNQIQNFSAVK; translated from the exons AGACCAGAAAACCTCGAGTCTCCGCTGTCAGTTCCTCGCGACGCAAAGAACAGCATTTACATTATGAATGATCAG ACATTTCACACACCATCCTTTGGCGACGAAGAGTTTGACATTCCACTGATACATGGACAGCATGCAGCCAACACTGGTGTTCAAAACTCTCACATACAGTACACACAGTTACACCATTCGGCTCCTCAG GTTGGTATGATGAACCCGGCGCAAGATGGCCTAGCACCACCTGGCGGGGCTCCTTCTTATCAGCAACCGCTATACCTACAAGAACCACACACTCCAGTGACATCACACAG ATCTGCATGGAAACACACAGACAATGTCATGATTAAAAT TGGAGCAGGTGCACCCGCTGGAAACTACATGATCCAGCAACAGCCTGGAGGACAACAGAGGCTATTGATGCTACAGCCAACCCAAGTCATGAGTGGACCACCAACTCCTAGTACACCCACACAGCCTTCAGCTCCAGTATATGGATCCCCACAGCgagcctctcctcctggcaccACCAGTGATGACTCTGATGATAGTGTGCCTTCACACCATTCACAG TTGCCTGGTGATGCGGAAAGCCTTCTGCCTATCCATTATTGCTCAGCGAGCCGGCAGCAACAAACTACGCTTCATCAG ATGGGTGTTGGCAACATGGCGGTAAAACGATCTTCACCTGAACCTATGGATAATGGAATGAATCGGGGACAGATGCAGAAAAAACCTAAAGTtcagaaaaagaagaaaaaacgaGATCCCAATGAACCTCAAAA GCCTGTGTCTGCATACGCTTTATTCTTTCGAGATACCCAAGCTGCAATTAAAGGCCAAAATCCAAATGCAAGTTTTGGTGAAGTGTCCAAAATCGTAGCGTCCATGTGGGATGGATTAGACTCTGAACACAAAAGT gtctataaacaaaaaacagaaGTAGCTAAGAAGGAATATCTGAAAGCACTTGCTGCCTACAGAGCTAGCCTGGTATCAAAG GGAGGTGAGCAGGAAAGTCAGCCGATGTATAATCACACCAATAGTGCCAATCCGACATATGGTAACTACTATCAAGGACAGACATATGGTAATGGTCATTCGCCTCAAGGCTATGCACCAAATCCTGCTCCACAAGGATATTCTCCACAAAATTACTCTGGAAACCAGAATCAGGCCTCCTACCCTGCTCAGACACCTCAGGGCTACCCACAAAACCCTCAGCAGTCTCCTCAAAACTATCAAGGCAACATGAGTCTCCCACCTCAAACATACCAG AGTGTGCCCAATCAATCCCCTCAGGGTTATCAGGTCAACCCTTCCACTTCACCCCAAGGTTGCCAGCCTAATCTTGCCCAATCGCCAAGGAACTACCAGTCTGCACAGTCTCCTACTAACTACCCTAACAATTCGGCCTTATCACCTCCTGGATACAGACAAGTGCAGTCCCAGTCGCCTCCCATGGGCTCTGTGCATGCTGCTATGCAGTATCATCACTCTCAACAACAG cATATGCAACAGACCCACCAACAGATGCAGCAAGCTCACCAAGTGCAGCAGtaccaacaacaacaacagcaactTCATCAgcaacagcagcagcagcaacaacagcaacagcagcagcaacaacaacagcagcagcagcaacaacaacagcagcagcaacaacagcagcagcagcagcaacaacaacaatCTCAGCAGCCATCACAACAACAAAATCAAATGCAAAAATCTGAACAGCAATCTAATAGCAATGGAAATTCTGGTGTCCCACAACAATCAGCTGAT CAAAATGAAAACCGAAGTACGCCATCATGTATCCGGCAGGGGTGTACTAACCCAGCTATTGCTAACAGTGAATGGGAAGATGAGTACTGCTCTAATGAATGTGTTGTTAGCCATTGCAG AGATGTCTTCAGTTCCTGGGTGGCATCCAATAACAGTAACCAAATTCAAAACTTTTCTGCAGTCAAATAA
- the LOC118266757 gene encoding TOX high mobility group box family member 3-like isoform X1, which yields MESVQPLPDDQERAYKLYSMYKRPENLESPLSVPRDAKNSIYIMNDQTFHTPSFGDEEFDIPLIHGQHAANTGVQNSHIQYTQLHHSAPQVGMMNPAQDGLAPPGGAPSYQQPLYLQEPHTPVTSHRSAWKHTDNVMIKIGAGAPAGNYMIQQQPGGQQRLLMLQPTQVMSGPPTPSTPTQPSAPVYGSPQRASPPGTTSDDSDDSVPSHHSQLPGDAESLLPIHYCSASRQQQTTLHQMGVGNMAVKRSSPEPMDNGMNRGQMQKKPKVQKKKKKRDPNEPQKPVSAYALFFRDTQAAIKGQNPNASFGEVSKIVASMWDGLDSEHKSVYKQKTEVAKKEYLKALAAYRASLVSKGGEQESQPMYNHTNSANPTYGNYYQGQTYGNGHSPQGYAPNPAPQGYSPQNYSGNQNQASYPAQTPQGYPQNPQQSPQNYQGNMSLPPQTYQQSVPNQSPQGYQVNPSTSPQGCQPNLAQSPRNYQSAQSPTNYPNNSALSPPGYRQVQSQSPPMGSVHAAMQYHHSQQQHMQQTHQQMQQAHQVQQYQQQQQQLHQQQQQQQQQQQQQQQQQQQQQQQQQQQQQQQQQQQQQSQQPSQQQNQMQKSEQQSNSNGNSGVPQQSADQNENRSTPSCIRQGCTNPAIANSEWEDEYCSNECVVSHCRDVFSSWVASNNSNQIQNFSAVK from the exons AGACCAGAAAACCTCGAGTCTCCGCTGTCAGTTCCTCGCGACGCAAAGAACAGCATTTACATTATGAATGATCAG ACATTTCACACACCATCCTTTGGCGACGAAGAGTTTGACATTCCACTGATACATGGACAGCATGCAGCCAACACTGGTGTTCAAAACTCTCACATACAGTACACACAGTTACACCATTCGGCTCCTCAG GTTGGTATGATGAACCCGGCGCAAGATGGCCTAGCACCACCTGGCGGGGCTCCTTCTTATCAGCAACCGCTATACCTACAAGAACCACACACTCCAGTGACATCACACAG ATCTGCATGGAAACACACAGACAATGTCATGATTAAAAT TGGAGCAGGTGCACCCGCTGGAAACTACATGATCCAGCAACAGCCTGGAGGACAACAGAGGCTATTGATGCTACAGCCAACCCAAGTCATGAGTGGACCACCAACTCCTAGTACACCCACACAGCCTTCAGCTCCAGTATATGGATCCCCACAGCgagcctctcctcctggcaccACCAGTGATGACTCTGATGATAGTGTGCCTTCACACCATTCACAG TTGCCTGGTGATGCGGAAAGCCTTCTGCCTATCCATTATTGCTCAGCGAGCCGGCAGCAACAAACTACGCTTCATCAG ATGGGTGTTGGCAACATGGCGGTAAAACGATCTTCACCTGAACCTATGGATAATGGAATGAATCGGGGACAGATGCAGAAAAAACCTAAAGTtcagaaaaagaagaaaaaacgaGATCCCAATGAACCTCAAAA GCCTGTGTCTGCATACGCTTTATTCTTTCGAGATACCCAAGCTGCAATTAAAGGCCAAAATCCAAATGCAAGTTTTGGTGAAGTGTCCAAAATCGTAGCGTCCATGTGGGATGGATTAGACTCTGAACACAAAAGT gtctataaacaaaaaacagaaGTAGCTAAGAAGGAATATCTGAAAGCACTTGCTGCCTACAGAGCTAGCCTGGTATCAAAG GGAGGTGAGCAGGAAAGTCAGCCGATGTATAATCACACCAATAGTGCCAATCCGACATATGGTAACTACTATCAAGGACAGACATATGGTAATGGTCATTCGCCTCAAGGCTATGCACCAAATCCTGCTCCACAAGGATATTCTCCACAAAATTACTCTGGAAACCAGAATCAGGCCTCCTACCCTGCTCAGACACCTCAGGGCTACCCACAAAACCCTCAGCAGTCTCCTCAAAACTATCAAGGCAACATGAGTCTCCCACCTCAAACATACCAG cagAGTGTGCCCAATCAATCCCCTCAGGGTTATCAGGTCAACCCTTCCACTTCACCCCAAGGTTGCCAGCCTAATCTTGCCCAATCGCCAAGGAACTACCAGTCTGCACAGTCTCCTACTAACTACCCTAACAATTCGGCCTTATCACCTCCTGGATACAGACAAGTGCAGTCCCAGTCGCCTCCCATGGGCTCTGTGCATGCTGCTATGCAGTATCATCACTCTCAACAACAG cATATGCAACAGACCCACCAACAGATGCAGCAAGCTCACCAAGTGCAGCAGtaccaacaacaacaacagcaactTCATCAgcaacagcagcagcagcaacaacagcaacagcagcagcaacaacaacagcagcagcagcaacaacaacagcagcagcaacaacagcagcagcagcagcaacaacaacaatCTCAGCAGCCATCACAACAACAAAATCAAATGCAAAAATCTGAACAGCAATCTAATAGCAATGGAAATTCTGGTGTCCCACAACAATCAGCTGAT CAAAATGAAAACCGAAGTACGCCATCATGTATCCGGCAGGGGTGTACTAACCCAGCTATTGCTAACAGTGAATGGGAAGATGAGTACTGCTCTAATGAATGTGTTGTTAGCCATTGCAG AGATGTCTTCAGTTCCTGGGTGGCATCCAATAACAGTAACCAAATTCAAAACTTTTCTGCAGTCAAATAA
- the LOC118266757 gene encoding TOX high mobility group box family member 3-like isoform X8 has protein sequence MESVQPLPDDQERAYKLYSMYKRPENLESPLSVPRDAKNSIYIMNDQTFHTPSFGDEEFDIPLIHGQHAANTGVQNSHIQYTQLHHSAPQVGMMNPAQDGLAPPGGAPSYQQPLYLQEPHTPVTSHSGAGAPAGNYMIQQQPGGQQRLLMLQPTQVMSGPPTPSTPTQPSAPVYGSPQRASPPGTTSDDSDDSVPSHHSQMGVGNMAVKRSSPEPMDNGMNRGQMQKKPKVQKKKKKRDPNEPQKPVSAYALFFRDTQAAIKGQNPNASFGEVSKIVASMWDGLDSEHKSVYKQKTEVAKKEYLKALAAYRASLVSKGGEQESQPMYNHTNSANPTYGNYYQGQTYGNGHSPQGYAPNPAPQGYSPQNYSGNQNQASYPAQTPQGYPQNPQQSPQNYQGNMSLPPQTYQQSVPNQSPQGYQVNPSTSPQGCQPNLAQSPRNYQSAQSPTNYPNNSALSPPGYRQVQSQSPPMGSVHAAMQYHHSQQQHMQQTHQQMQQAHQVQQYQQQQQQLHQQQQQQQQQQQQQQQQQQQQQQQQQQQQQQQQQQQQQSQQPSQQQNQMQKSEQQSNSNGNSGVPQQSADQNENRSTPSCIRQGCTNPAIANSEWEDEYCSNECVVSHCRDVFSSWVASNNSNQIQNFSAVK, from the exons AGACCAGAAAACCTCGAGTCTCCGCTGTCAGTTCCTCGCGACGCAAAGAACAGCATTTACATTATGAATGATCAG ACATTTCACACACCATCCTTTGGCGACGAAGAGTTTGACATTCCACTGATACATGGACAGCATGCAGCCAACACTGGTGTTCAAAACTCTCACATACAGTACACACAGTTACACCATTCGGCTCCTCAG GTTGGTATGATGAACCCGGCGCAAGATGGCCTAGCACCACCTGGCGGGGCTCCTTCTTATCAGCAACCGCTATACCTACAAGAACCACACACTCCAGTGACATCACACAG TGGAGCAGGTGCACCCGCTGGAAACTACATGATCCAGCAACAGCCTGGAGGACAACAGAGGCTATTGATGCTACAGCCAACCCAAGTCATGAGTGGACCACCAACTCCTAGTACACCCACACAGCCTTCAGCTCCAGTATATGGATCCCCACAGCgagcctctcctcctggcaccACCAGTGATGACTCTGATGATAGTGTGCCTTCACACCATTCACAG ATGGGTGTTGGCAACATGGCGGTAAAACGATCTTCACCTGAACCTATGGATAATGGAATGAATCGGGGACAGATGCAGAAAAAACCTAAAGTtcagaaaaagaagaaaaaacgaGATCCCAATGAACCTCAAAA GCCTGTGTCTGCATACGCTTTATTCTTTCGAGATACCCAAGCTGCAATTAAAGGCCAAAATCCAAATGCAAGTTTTGGTGAAGTGTCCAAAATCGTAGCGTCCATGTGGGATGGATTAGACTCTGAACACAAAAGT gtctataaacaaaaaacagaaGTAGCTAAGAAGGAATATCTGAAAGCACTTGCTGCCTACAGAGCTAGCCTGGTATCAAAG GGAGGTGAGCAGGAAAGTCAGCCGATGTATAATCACACCAATAGTGCCAATCCGACATATGGTAACTACTATCAAGGACAGACATATGGTAATGGTCATTCGCCTCAAGGCTATGCACCAAATCCTGCTCCACAAGGATATTCTCCACAAAATTACTCTGGAAACCAGAATCAGGCCTCCTACCCTGCTCAGACACCTCAGGGCTACCCACAAAACCCTCAGCAGTCTCCTCAAAACTATCAAGGCAACATGAGTCTCCCACCTCAAACATACCAG cagAGTGTGCCCAATCAATCCCCTCAGGGTTATCAGGTCAACCCTTCCACTTCACCCCAAGGTTGCCAGCCTAATCTTGCCCAATCGCCAAGGAACTACCAGTCTGCACAGTCTCCTACTAACTACCCTAACAATTCGGCCTTATCACCTCCTGGATACAGACAAGTGCAGTCCCAGTCGCCTCCCATGGGCTCTGTGCATGCTGCTATGCAGTATCATCACTCTCAACAACAG cATATGCAACAGACCCACCAACAGATGCAGCAAGCTCACCAAGTGCAGCAGtaccaacaacaacaacagcaactTCATCAgcaacagcagcagcagcaacaacagcaacagcagcagcaacaacaacagcagcagcagcaacaacaacagcagcagcaacaacagcagcagcagcagcaacaacaacaatCTCAGCAGCCATCACAACAACAAAATCAAATGCAAAAATCTGAACAGCAATCTAATAGCAATGGAAATTCTGGTGTCCCACAACAATCAGCTGAT CAAAATGAAAACCGAAGTACGCCATCATGTATCCGGCAGGGGTGTACTAACCCAGCTATTGCTAACAGTGAATGGGAAGATGAGTACTGCTCTAATGAATGTGTTGTTAGCCATTGCAG AGATGTCTTCAGTTCCTGGGTGGCATCCAATAACAGTAACCAAATTCAAAACTTTTCTGCAGTCAAATAA